A genome region from Trichocoleus sp. includes the following:
- a CDS encoding serine hydrolase, producing the protein MPFFRRDEQLAQWGDRILEATWNTFSGLTRTQLALTWILYDEPVPVNTGGALTPEEFWKYSMRGFSYRGVERMYPASVVKLFYLVAVEEWLEKGMIQPSPELDRAIQDMIIDSSNDATGLVVDVLTGTTSGPELSSGPFETWQYQRNIVNRYFQSLGWIELESININQKTWGDGPYGRERAFLGAAMENRNMLTTEATTRLLHSIVGGVAVSAARSQAMMALMKRSLDPTVLASDPENQVSGFLGGGLPPTAQFWSKAGWTSQVRHDAAYVEIPGLRPYVLVVFTEGKSASKNEAILPFISQLVVEAIGQMS; encoded by the coding sequence ATGCCATTTTTCCGGCGCGATGAGCAATTAGCGCAATGGGGCGATCGAATCCTGGAAGCAACATGGAACACCTTTTCAGGGTTAACTCGTACTCAGCTTGCCCTGACCTGGATTCTTTATGATGAGCCAGTTCCGGTTAATACAGGAGGTGCCTTAACGCCTGAAGAGTTTTGGAAATATTCCATGCGAGGCTTTTCCTACCGGGGCGTAGAAAGGATGTATCCAGCAAGTGTGGTAAAGCTGTTTTATCTGGTTGCCGTGGAGGAATGGCTTGAAAAGGGCATGATTCAGCCCTCGCCAGAACTCGATCGGGCAATTCAGGACATGATTATCGACTCCAGCAACGATGCTACTGGGCTAGTGGTTGATGTGCTTACCGGAACCACAAGCGGACCAGAACTCTCGTCTGGACCTTTTGAAACCTGGCAATATCAGCGTAATATCGTCAACCGCTACTTTCAGTCACTCGGTTGGATTGAGCTAGAAAGCATCAATATTAATCAGAAAACTTGGGGGGATGGTCCTTATGGACGAGAGCGAGCGTTTTTAGGGGCAGCAATGGAGAACCGAAACATGTTGACGACGGAGGCTACCACCCGATTACTGCATAGTATTGTTGGTGGGGTCGCAGTATCGGCAGCTCGATCGCAGGCAATGATGGCATTGATGAAGCGCAGCCTTGATCCCACCGTTCTGGCATCTGACCCAGAAAATCAAGTGAGTGGCTTTCTTGGAGGAGGTTTACCCCCAACTGCCCAATTCTGGTCTAAGGCAGGCTGGACAAGTCAGGTGCGTCATGATGCCGCTTACGTTGAAATTCCAGGGCTACGCCCCTATGTGCTGGTGGTATTTACTGAAGGCAAATCCGCAAGCAAAAATGAGGCAATCTTGCCCTTCATCTCACAACTGGTGGTTGAGGCGATCGGGCAGATGTCGTGA
- a CDS encoding C40 family peptidase → MVTLSFLKTAIDVGQSLEYQCQANLNLYDSPALESLATQAVAGRQLRVLSLPIDNSGRLTANALQVRLCEDDYPGWLPLEDLDLLDLAETPYRAIGFSAAEISACLPKVIAFAHAAMAQPNIYLWGGTVGPNYDCSGLMQTAFASVGIWIPRDAYQQEAFAQPVAIEATQPGDLIFFGTSQRATHVGLYLDDGFYIHSSGRDQGRNGVGVDVLSEVGDKVSQTYYRQLRGAGRIVTSYQPQRSR, encoded by the coding sequence GTGGTTACTCTTTCCTTCTTAAAAACAGCGATCGATGTCGGGCAGTCGTTGGAATATCAGTGTCAGGCAAACCTGAACCTTTACGATTCACCTGCTCTGGAAAGCCTGGCAACCCAAGCCGTCGCTGGACGACAATTGCGCGTGTTATCGTTGCCGATTGACAATTCAGGCCGTCTGACTGCCAACGCACTTCAGGTCAGGCTTTGTGAAGATGACTATCCGGGCTGGCTGCCTTTAGAAGATTTAGATTTACTAGATCTGGCTGAAACGCCTTATCGAGCGATCGGGTTTTCGGCAGCAGAAATTTCTGCCTGTTTGCCGAAAGTAATTGCCTTTGCTCATGCAGCGATGGCACAACCCAATATTTATTTATGGGGAGGAACAGTCGGACCAAACTACGATTGTTCTGGGTTAATGCAAACTGCCTTTGCTTCAGTTGGAATCTGGATTCCCAGAGATGCTTACCAGCAAGAAGCTTTTGCCCAACCTGTCGCGATCGAGGCGACTCAACCGGGAGATTTAATCTTTTTTGGCACATCTCAACGCGCAACTCACGTTGGGCTTTACTTAGACGATGGCTTTTATATTCATAGCTCAGGACGGGATCAGGGTCGCAATGGGGTTGGCGTTGATGTTTTGTCTGAAGTGGGTGACAAAGTAAGCCAGACCTATTACCGTCAACTACGAGGGGCAGGAAGAATTGTGACTAGCTACCAACCTCAGCGATCGAGATAG
- a CDS encoding DALR anticodon-binding domain-containing protein — protein MPIQFRFILPFALRQLLVSRLQNSCHVRRYLATSDASVEIIPDPQFQKNKPLRHLQSVNRSIPIKRISSAPPVQYVSAIALKLATPGHLSALDLAQQIAADFAQTNDTNCRNGVVTEQIWHSFTVQVTPPGWIYFRLTEEGLSEWLQLQINQTLEIEKADPDRFTDFSCTNSISDVQAQSILIRDSTNIFLVLHTHARCCAILRLGSQLQLVQFNRVNAPERGELWNITQPDPLPWLLPDRTLRCQHPAEWNLIDRLCTVIDDLSEWNLPHMPEQYLKWAVHLSQDWQKFHAHCRISSNDPALAQVRLGLTMATQFLLKSLIEALDLATVAPSEL, from the coding sequence GTGCCTATTCAATTTCGGTTTATCCTACCGTTTGCGCTACGTCAGTTACTAGTCAGTAGGCTACAAAACAGCTGTCATGTTAGACGTTATTTGGCAACTTCTGATGCTAGTGTCGAGATCATTCCCGATCCTCAGTTCCAGAAAAATAAACCGCTGAGGCATTTGCAAAGCGTCAATCGATCGATTCCTATAAAACGGATTAGCTCAGCTCCACCAGTTCAATATGTCTCTGCGATCGCTCTTAAGCTTGCCACTCCAGGTCATTTATCTGCCTTAGATTTAGCTCAACAAATTGCAGCAGATTTCGCTCAAACAAACGACACAAATTGCCGTAATGGTGTAGTAACAGAGCAAATTTGGCACAGTTTTACGGTTCAAGTCACTCCTCCCGGCTGGATATATTTTCGGCTCACTGAGGAAGGCTTATCGGAATGGTTACAGCTTCAAATTAACCAAACTTTGGAAATAGAAAAAGCTGATCCTGATCGTTTTACTGATTTTAGCTGTACTAACTCTATCAGTGATGTTCAAGCACAAAGCATACTTATACGTGATTCTACCAATATTTTTCTAGTGCTGCATACTCATGCGCGATGTTGTGCCATTTTGCGGTTGGGATCTCAGCTCCAACTGGTTCAGTTCAATCGGGTTAATGCACCAGAGCGAGGAGAGCTTTGGAACATTACCCAGCCTGATCCCCTCCCTTGGCTATTACCTGATCGCACCTTACGCTGCCAACATCCAGCAGAGTGGAACCTAATCGATCGGCTTTGTACCGTAATTGACGACCTTTCTGAATGGAACTTGCCCCATATGCCAGAGCAATATCTTAAATGGGCAGTTCATTTGAGCCAGGATTGGCAAAAATTTCACGCTCACTGTCGCATTAGCAGCAATGATCCTGCTCTCGCCCAAGTCAGGCTGGGGTTAACAATGGCGACGCAATTCCTGCTCAAGTCTCTAATTGAAGCACTAGATCTTGCTACAGTTGCTCCCTCAGAGCTATAG
- a CDS encoding Crp/Fnr family transcriptional regulator, translating into MYSVSSPSETSRPFLTWQRILDWAQEHYRYRTFSKDEKIPARAGLLYLVQRGSVRLVGEAQVSASPGGSSSRLPRINSEEAFLGFVGAGQPFEIVAQSPFTLQSFAHVDQTAVIWLYWHDLDNWPHFRREVLDAFRYQHQRKLLWLSTLGQRRTIDRLLGFLTLLIEEFGEPCEEGYCLPWSLTHAQIGSAIGSTRVTVTRLMGKLRQRGLIRTYGDNLLCLPAESVARK; encoded by the coding sequence ATGTACTCAGTGTCTTCACCTTCTGAAACTTCCCGTCCCTTCCTCACCTGGCAAAGGATTCTGGATTGGGCACAAGAGCATTATCGCTACCGTACCTTTAGCAAGGACGAAAAGATTCCTGCGCGGGCAGGTCTTCTCTATCTGGTGCAGCGAGGCTCCGTCCGGCTTGTCGGAGAAGCGCAGGTTAGTGCTTCCCCTGGTGGTAGTTCTTCTCGCTTGCCTCGGATCAACTCCGAAGAAGCCTTTTTGGGTTTTGTGGGAGCCGGACAACCGTTTGAAATCGTAGCGCAGTCTCCGTTTACACTTCAAAGCTTTGCTCATGTTGATCAAACTGCCGTGATCTGGCTCTACTGGCACGATCTCGACAATTGGCCCCACTTCCGCCGTGAAGTGTTAGATGCCTTCCGCTATCAGCACCAGCGCAAACTGCTTTGGTTAAGCACTCTGGGGCAACGCCGCACAATCGATCGTCTGTTGGGCTTCTTGACGCTGCTGATTGAGGAATTTGGTGAACCCTGTGAGGAGGGCTACTGTCTTCCTTGGTCGCTGACTCATGCTCAAATTGGCAGTGCGATCGGCTCGACGCGAGTCACTGTTACCCGGTTGATGGGTAAACTGCGGCAGCGAGGTTTGATCCGGACTTATGGTGATAACCTGCTCTGCTTACCCGCCGAATCAGTGGCGCGAAAATAA
- a CDS encoding ABC transporter substrate-binding protein codes for MSQKNETPVLVLSLLLTLALLGGGLWFLAKTLNLGSLFSSGQNAIPGNSNSGTTVALQDRFSRGERLLDPATSSADKQAGISAIASGDYAQAVTRLEASLKAKRNDPEALIYLNNARIGQSQAYTIAVSVPITSSTGAAEEILRGVAQAQTDFNRAGGVNGVPLKVAIVSDDNNPDIAKQVAADLVKDSSILGVIGHFGSDATLAAAPVYQEGGVVMISPTSTAVQISNLGNAIFRTVPSDRFTASTLSDYLLKTLNIQQVAVYYNSGNDYSRSLKEEFTTALTSDGGQVITEFDLNNSAFNAAQAVAQATQQGAQALVLLPNTGALDTALQVVTANQRKLPLLGGDSVYNPKTLQIGGNVAEGMVVAVPWVLLSNPQSPFVQTATRLWGADINWRTATAYDATQVLIAGLKRDPTRQGIQQTLNDPGFSLVGATGNIKFSLAGDRNQPMQLVLVEASSRSSYGYTFVPVATK; via the coding sequence ATGTCCCAGAAGAATGAAACGCCTGTTTTGGTGCTGTCGCTGTTGCTGACGCTTGCCCTGCTTGGGGGTGGACTCTGGTTTTTAGCAAAAACGTTGAATCTGGGAAGTTTGTTTTCGAGTGGGCAAAATGCAATCCCAGGCAACAGCAATTCTGGCACTACCGTTGCGCTTCAGGATCGATTCAGTCGGGGGGAGCGGCTCCTCGACCCAGCAACTTCCTCAGCGGATAAGCAAGCGGGTATTTCGGCGATCGCTTCTGGCGACTATGCGCAAGCCGTTACTCGTCTGGAAGCATCGCTGAAGGCAAAGCGGAATGATCCAGAAGCGCTGATTTATTTAAACAATGCCCGTATCGGTCAGAGTCAGGCTTACACGATCGCAGTTTCCGTCCCGATCACAAGCTCAACAGGCGCAGCAGAGGAAATTTTGCGGGGGGTGGCACAGGCGCAAACAGACTTCAATCGAGCAGGCGGCGTCAACGGAGTTCCGCTTAAAGTCGCGATTGTCAGCGATGATAACAACCCTGATATAGCCAAACAGGTTGCCGCAGATTTGGTCAAAGACAGCTCGATTTTGGGCGTGATTGGGCATTTTGGTAGCGATGCAACTCTAGCTGCCGCTCCGGTTTACCAGGAAGGCGGGGTGGTCATGATTTCTCCTACCAGCACAGCCGTTCAAATCTCTAACCTGGGAAACGCGATCTTCCGAACTGTGCCAAGCGATCGATTCACTGCCTCGACCCTTTCGGACTACCTGCTAAAAACATTGAACATACAGCAGGTTGCGGTCTACTACAACTCGGGTAATGACTATAGCCGATCGCTCAAAGAGGAATTTACAACTGCGCTTACCAGTGATGGAGGACAGGTTATCACTGAGTTTGATTTGAATAACTCAGCCTTTAATGCCGCCCAAGCCGTTGCTCAAGCAACCCAGCAGGGTGCTCAGGCACTTGTGCTTTTGCCAAATACAGGCGCTTTAGATACCGCTCTCCAAGTTGTCACAGCGAATCAACGAAAGCTGCCGCTTTTAGGCGGGGATAGCGTCTACAATCCTAAAACTCTACAGATTGGTGGCAATGTGGCAGAAGGCATGGTTGTTGCCGTTCCATGGGTTTTGCTGTCTAATCCACAATCGCCCTTTGTTCAAACCGCAACCCGGCTTTGGGGCGCAGATATTAACTGGCGCACTGCAACTGCATATGACGCAACACAAGTGCTAATTGCTGGATTAAAACGTGACCCAACTCGGCAGGGCATTCAACAGACGCTCAACGATCCAGGATTTTCCCTGGTTGGTGCAACAGGAAACATCAAGTTTTCTCTAGCTGGCGATCGAAATCAGCCAATGCAGCTTGTCCTGGTTGAAGCCAGTTCTCGATCAAGCTACGGCTACACTTTTGTGCCAGTCGCTACCAAATAA
- a CDS encoding serine/threonine-protein kinase — translation MEVYCTRPSCLRPLNSFADLDQANTLRTIQQKYCTACGMELILAGRYIPLKLLGRGGFGAAFLARDRYTPAMRQCVVKQFQPSSHLTPDQLEIAQNLFEREGQVLEELGTHPQIPDLLAFFALPIARPLPGQPDQFFYLVQEFIDGHNLEEELEQQGHFSEAKVLELLERILPVLQFVHDHGSIHRDIKPSNIMRRRDGLLFLLDFGAVKQVASSRPGQGGKNASTGIYSLGFAPPEQMQGDVVYPATDLYALAVTCLMLLTGKQPQDLYDAYSNTWNWRAYAQVDDRLEAVINRMLLPSPMQRFQSATEVLAALKPAAKPVPPPTPAPAATPQRSASPAKGTALQPPPQIPSPQPPSPQPPSPQPAGTLKPVRPPISTLELLYNAAFTGFEGGLLAIGFASLLATIGSIQSFWVVLSAGMAALIFAQWRRWIERVDLLLIAGATFAAVLFIGQLRYILTALPLLQKIVALLGGPLQTVLVIAGLTALGAIVIAIWFRLIYKLLSRLF, via the coding sequence ATGGAAGTGTATTGCACCCGTCCTAGTTGCCTGCGTCCGCTTAATTCGTTTGCTGATCTCGATCAGGCAAATACGCTTAGAACAATTCAGCAAAAGTATTGCACTGCCTGTGGCATGGAGCTGATTCTTGCAGGTCGCTACATTCCCCTCAAGCTCCTGGGTCGTGGTGGTTTTGGGGCAGCATTTCTGGCACGCGATCGATATACACCTGCGATGCGTCAGTGCGTGGTCAAACAGTTTCAGCCCTCCAGCCACCTCACACCGGATCAGCTAGAAATTGCCCAGAACTTATTTGAACGCGAAGGACAGGTTTTAGAAGAACTGGGAACCCATCCTCAAATTCCTGATCTACTGGCTTTTTTTGCTCTACCCATCGCCCGACCACTTCCCGGACAGCCCGACCAGTTTTTTTATCTGGTTCAAGAGTTTATTGACGGACACAACCTAGAAGAAGAACTGGAGCAGCAGGGGCATTTTTCAGAAGCAAAAGTGCTGGAACTCCTGGAGCGGATTCTGCCTGTGCTGCAATTTGTCCATGACCATGGTTCAATCCACCGGGACATCAAGCCCTCTAACATTATGCGGCGACGGGATGGCTTGCTCTTTCTCCTAGATTTTGGTGCCGTCAAGCAAGTTGCGTCTAGTCGTCCGGGTCAGGGTGGTAAAAATGCTTCCACTGGCATTTATTCGCTCGGGTTTGCGCCACCTGAGCAGATGCAAGGCGATGTGGTCTATCCGGCAACTGACCTTTATGCTCTGGCAGTCACTTGTCTCATGCTGCTGACGGGGAAACAACCTCAAGACCTTTACGACGCCTACAGCAACACCTGGAACTGGCGGGCTTATGCTCAGGTGGACGATCGTCTAGAAGCTGTTATCAATCGGATGCTGCTACCTTCCCCCATGCAGCGATTCCAATCTGCAACTGAAGTGCTTGCAGCGCTTAAACCTGCTGCGAAGCCAGTTCCACCCCCAACGCCTGCACCAGCAGCAACGCCACAGCGATCGGCTAGTCCAGCAAAAGGAACCGCCCTACAGCCACCACCACAGATTCCTAGCCCTCAACCTCCTAGCCCTCAACCTCCTAGCCCTCAACCTGCTGGAACGCTCAAACCCGTTCGTCCGCCTATCTCAACCTTGGAACTGCTTTATAATGCCGCGTTTACAGGATTTGAAGGGGGACTCTTGGCGATCGGCTTTGCCAGTCTTCTCGCAACCATTGGTTCAATTCAATCTTTTTGGGTCGTGCTGTCTGCTGGAATGGCAGCGCTTATCTTTGCCCAGTGGCGGCGCTGGATCGAGCGGGTTGATCTGCTTTTAATTGCAGGCGCAACCTTCGCAGCCGTCTTATTCATTGGCCAACTTCGATACATTCTAACGGCGCTACCGTTGCTGCAAAAGATTGTTGCTCTTTTAGGGGGTCCTCTGCAAACCGTTCTGGTGATAGCCGGATTGACTGCTTTAGGGGCGATCGTCATTGCGATCTGGTTCCGCCTGATTTATAAATTGCTGTCCAGGCTATTCTAG
- a CDS encoding LysR family transcriptional regulator, whose translation MSDLPFTLDQLRILKAIAAEGSFKRAADSLYVSQPAVSLQVQNLERQLDVPLFDRGGRRAQLTEAGHLLLSYGDRILSLCQETCRAIEDLQNLQGGTLIVGASQTTGTYLLPRMLGLFRQQYPEVAVQLHVHSTRRTAWSVANGQIDLAIIGGEVPPELQDSLDVVPYAEDELALILPVFHPLARTQQIERDDLYKLQFIALDSQSTIRKVIDQVLTRCGIETRRLKIEMELNTIEAIKNAVQSGLGAAFVSISAIEKELQLGVLHRSPIEGVVVNRTLSVITNPNRYRSKAAEAFTEEILPQFSTYQPSPEDAVKKSVEKAIGEHSSSLPLEATVGKVVQIED comes from the coding sequence ATGTCTGATCTTCCTTTTACTCTGGATCAGTTACGCATTCTTAAAGCTATTGCCGCCGAGGGAAGCTTTAAGCGTGCTGCCGACAGCCTTTATGTTTCTCAGCCCGCCGTCAGTTTGCAGGTGCAAAACCTGGAGCGGCAGCTAGACGTGCCTCTGTTTGATCGAGGTGGCAGACGTGCCCAATTAACTGAAGCCGGTCATCTTCTGTTGAGCTACGGCGATCGGATTTTGAGCCTCTGTCAGGAAACTTGTCGGGCGATCGAAGACCTGCAAAACCTCCAGGGCGGAACCTTGATTGTGGGCGCTAGCCAGACAACCGGAACTTATCTGCTCCCCCGAATGCTGGGCTTGTTCCGGCAGCAGTATCCTGAAGTCGCGGTGCAGCTTCATGTCCACTCGACCCGTCGGACTGCCTGGAGTGTAGCAAACGGACAAATCGACCTGGCAATCATTGGGGGAGAAGTGCCACCAGAACTTCAGGATTCGTTAGATGTTGTGCCCTACGCAGAAGACGAACTGGCACTGATCTTGCCTGTTTTTCATCCTCTAGCAAGGACACAGCAGATCGAACGAGATGACCTGTACAAGCTACAGTTTATTGCGCTGGACTCGCAGTCCACCATTCGCAAAGTGATTGATCAGGTTTTGACGCGCTGTGGCATTGAAACCAGACGGCTGAAAATTGAGATGGAGCTAAATACAATCGAGGCAATTAAAAACGCGGTGCAGTCTGGGTTGGGGGCCGCTTTTGTCTCCATTTCTGCGATCGAAAAAGAGCTTCAACTTGGGGTATTGCATCGTTCTCCGATCGAAGGCGTCGTTGTCAATCGCACTCTCTCTGTCATTACAAATCCAAACCGCTATCGCTCCAAAGCGGCGGAAGCCTTCACAGAAGAAATTTTGCCCCAGTTTTCAACCTACCAACCTTCGCCGGAAGATGCAGTGAAAAAATCTGTGGAAAAGGCGATCGGGGAACATTCTAGCTCCCTCCCTCTGGAAGCAACGGTGGGTAAGGTTGTGCAAATTGAAGACTAG
- a CDS encoding 2Fe-2S iron-sulfur cluster-binding protein, whose product MVKTVRLEPIAQETAIETNGNLLAVLMKEELDVMKECGGRGMCATCHVYVKEGMEALSPVNRREQRTLEVITSCKQNSRLACQARVLANGVTVELPPGMYINSIKDIEALIGRRAEQNLLHPVTGQVLVEEGKLITRSVLKQIEDTTNFQLATFFSHSSDI is encoded by the coding sequence ATGGTTAAAACTGTCAGACTAGAACCGATCGCCCAAGAAACCGCAATTGAAACAAACGGTAATCTCCTGGCTGTTCTAATGAAGGAAGAGCTAGATGTGATGAAAGAATGTGGCGGTCGCGGTATGTGTGCAACCTGTCATGTCTATGTGAAAGAAGGCATGGAAGCCCTCTCCCCAGTGAACCGACGTGAACAGCGCACGTTAGAAGTGATTACGTCCTGTAAGCAGAATTCTCGTCTTGCTTGTCAGGCAAGGGTTTTAGCAAATGGCGTCACGGTTGAACTACCGCCGGGGATGTACATTAACTCCATTAAAGATATTGAAGCGTTAATCGGACGACGTGCTGAACAAAACCTGCTTCACCCGGTAACTGGACAAGTGCTGGTGGAGGAAGGAAAGCTGATTACTCGATCGGTTCTGAAACAGATTGAGGATACAACTAACTTTCAGCTTGCTACGTTCTTCTCTCACAGTAGCGATATCTGA
- a CDS encoding phycobilisome protein: protein MLSQMNRLSLETEGRYATDAELQFIIDYAQSFPMRLQTYQTLQELESSLVEQTHTRMKAIAPQQFQFSSGDMSAKWKRDTGRVLRYTAAAVLMNDSNALRERFLLWFQTIMRAFAAQQSCNLTYQVMQEVTLQHLTPPQVNLVNPVLEINRRSLGMAA from the coding sequence ATGCTGAGCCAAATGAATCGCTTAAGTTTGGAAACTGAGGGGCGCTATGCCACAGATGCAGAGTTGCAATTCATTATTGACTATGCTCAATCCTTTCCAATGCGACTGCAAACTTACCAAACGCTCCAAGAACTTGAATCATCCCTGGTCGAACAGACCCATACGAGGATGAAGGCGATCGCCCCACAGCAGTTTCAGTTTAGCTCTGGCGATATGAGTGCGAAATGGAAACGTGATACGGGGCGCGTCCTGCGTTATACGGCTGCGGCAGTTTTAATGAACGACTCTAATGCCCTACGCGAACGGTTTTTGCTTTGGTTTCAAACCATTATGCGGGCATTTGCTGCTCAGCAAAGCTGCAATCTCACGTATCAAGTGATGCAAGAAGTTACTCTCCAACATCTCACTCCTCCACAAGTGAATTTGGTCAATCCTGTTTTGGAAATCAATCGTCGTTCTCTAGGCATGGCTGCATAA
- a CDS encoding V4R domain-containing protein, translating into MVIAIDTPNPIKRKFPKKHNHYGFRDFFHFDADKGNIIDWNDSLNILTTEDFIIGLVEGLEEEVGDASAATMYTIGCEWGQKDAFFFEKWFEKEFDRGVRQTNLLFLLETWWWPFTSQGWGRWEVDMGDRKQGFMFINIFDSAVARTLGDVGKPVCFLYAGLFAGFFTELVKKQLSCIEIQCYSMGETYCKFLLGGQDRIDAASFWLNEGATAKDIEKRLRSGEMLR; encoded by the coding sequence ATGGTGATTGCAATTGATACCCCAAACCCTATAAAACGCAAATTTCCGAAAAAGCACAATCATTATGGGTTTCGTGACTTCTTCCACTTTGATGCTGATAAGGGCAACATCATCGACTGGAATGACAGCCTCAACATTCTTACAACTGAAGACTTTATCATTGGTTTGGTTGAAGGGTTAGAGGAAGAAGTAGGGGATGCATCTGCTGCCACAATGTATACGATCGGCTGCGAATGGGGTCAAAAAGACGCTTTCTTCTTTGAGAAGTGGTTTGAGAAAGAGTTCGATCGCGGTGTTCGCCAAACCAATCTCTTGTTTCTGCTCGAAACCTGGTGGTGGCCCTTCACCTCTCAAGGTTGGGGACGCTGGGAAGTCGATATGGGCGATCGAAAGCAGGGCTTTATGTTTATCAACATTTTTGATTCTGCGGTTGCCCGAACGCTTGGCGATGTCGGCAAACCTGTTTGTTTTCTTTATGCTGGGCTGTTCGCTGGATTCTTTACAGAACTCGTGAAGAAACAGCTTAGCTGCATTGAAATTCAGTGCTACTCCATGGGTGAAACCTACTGTAAATTCTTACTGGGTGGGCAAGACCGCATCGACGCGGCTTCCTTTTGGCTCAATGAGGGTGCAACGGCAAAGGATATTGAAAAGCGCTTGCGTTCTGGGGAGATGCTGCGATGA
- a CDS encoding V4R domain-containing protein produces the protein MISVADLLINNRIPGNYFTPDVYVRGDLEMGLLENRQGDRLLALPETLVQAIYSGLEKETGQAARLVLFNCGRWWGKSFYTRFCEQLTDYYETPPASMAMIEFLKCLQQCWITHGWGKLELDQTYQNRGFLVVKVWNSPFAKLAPRLKQPACFLEAGVLSAFFSQLTGRELHCIQTTCESMGADCNRFVLGLPKRIEPAETMVTNLEHDSIMQQLCK, from the coding sequence ATGATTTCCGTTGCAGATTTACTCATTAATAATCGGATTCCGGGCAATTATTTCACTCCCGATGTCTATGTACGGGGCGATCTGGAGATGGGTTTACTGGAAAACCGCCAGGGCGATCGTCTCCTTGCATTACCCGAAACGCTGGTTCAAGCAATCTATTCTGGTCTAGAAAAAGAAACTGGACAGGCTGCGCGTCTAGTCTTGTTTAACTGCGGTCGCTGGTGGGGCAAGAGCTTTTATACTCGCTTCTGTGAGCAGTTGACTGACTACTATGAAACGCCCCCAGCAAGCATGGCGATGATTGAATTTCTTAAGTGCTTGCAGCAGTGCTGGATTACACATGGCTGGGGCAAGCTCGAACTTGATCAGACCTATCAAAATCGTGGCTTTTTAGTCGTGAAGGTTTGGAATTCACCCTTTGCCAAGCTCGCACCCCGACTTAAGCAGCCTGCTTGTTTTCTGGAGGCTGGGGTTCTCTCTGCTTTTTTCAGCCAATTGACAGGAAGAGAATTACACTGTATTCAGACAACTTGTGAATCGATGGGAGCCGACTGCAATCGGTTTGTGTTGGGCTTGCCTAAGCGGATCGAGCCTGCTGAAACAATGGTGACAAACCTCGAACACGATTCCATCATGCAGCAACTTTGCAAGTAA